Genomic segment of Pseudomonadota bacterium:
GACACCGCTTTCGCGATTGCCAAATCCGATCTCTCGATCGATGTGACGATCAGCCTTGGCGTCGCCGTCAACAAGGGCGCCGACGATACGCCCGAAGACCTGTTGGCGCGCGCCGACAGGGCGCTCTACCGGGCGAAGTCTGAAGGACGCAACCGGGTGGCGTGTGCGTCTGAGGAGCTGCTGTCGTCGGAAGCCTGAGTTCGCGCGTGACCGAGTTGTGAGCACGCGTTCGAAGCGGCCACGCATCACATGGCCGATACCGGAAACAGGTCTGGAGACGTGAACGCCACGCCTGTTGGCGCGGCACGCAACCAGGCTGGCTTAGTGCTTCAGCTTGGTTTCCTTGAACAGCACGTGCTTGCGCGCGACGGGGTCGTACTTCTTGAACTGAAGCTTTTCCGTCTGGGTGCGCGGATTCTTCTTGGTTACATAGTAGTAACCGGTGTCCGCGGTGCTCTCCAGTTTGATCAAAATGGTCGCCGGCTTTGCCATGGGACCTTCACCTTAAGTGCTTGGTCATTCGAGCGCTGGACCATACTGATGGCGGCCGGCCTGTCAAGCACAGAGGCGGCCTGGCTACATGGATCCGGTGGCCAATCGGCGCCGCCTGGTTGCCTGGCGATACGCGGCAAACGCGCAGTAGGCAACGGCGACGCCTAACAGCGTTGCGGGGAAGGCTTCCGGTCCCCAGGCCGACATGGCGCTGCCGACACTGAATGGGCCTGTGAGACCGCCGACCGCGAAAAACAAGCTGAAAACAGCGTTGGCGGCAATCAGGGCCTGGCCGGTGAAGCGCTGACCCAAGAGCGTCATGCCGACCGTGAATGTGCCGCCCATGGCCGCACCCCACACGATGAGCGTGACCCACAGCGCGAGGCCTTGGAGGCTGTACCAAGGCGCCAGGCCACCGTCGATCACCAGGGGTAGCAGGGCGCAGGCAACAGCAATCGTCGCGACGCAGCCGACCAACATCCAACCGCGGTCGACCCGGTCGGCTAGCCAGCCAAGGGGCATCTGCCAGACGACGGCGCCGATCAGCCCGGTCCAGATGACGGCATAGGCGATGTCGCGATGCTCACTGCCCAGCATATCCATGGTGTAGAGGTGGCCGAATGACAGCAGGGCACCGTCGATAAACCCGAACATGGCAGCCGACAGCAACACCGTGGGCGCCGCGACGAAAGCCAGCCACATTGTCGATCCTGTCGCTTCGTCCGCTTGTTTGGTCCTGGTGTCCAGATTGATGGATCGTGTCGGCAGTAAAAGCAGCGTTGCTGGCACGATGCATGCCGCTGCAATCAGAAAGGGCGTCCAACCGCTACCGTCGACGGTTCCGGCAATGACGGGACCAAGGGCCCAGCCGGCCATGCCGACGGTGCTGTAAACACCGATCCACCGGCCGCGCGAGTGGTCGTCCAGGATCCGATTGATCCAGGTTTCTCCGGCCAGAAACAACAACGCGTTGCCGATGCCGAAGACAAACCGAAGGGGAAACCACACGAGCACGTCGCGAAAGGCGGGGATCAGCAGGATGGTCACGAAGACCAAGGCCATGCCTGTCAGTGTTGCCCGAAAGAAACCAAGTCTTGGAATGATCCGCGTCGCCAAGAACGAAACAATGATTGTGCCAATGAACTGGGATGCTGCGCTCAGCCCAATAATCGACTCGTCGACGCCTTGATCGCGTAGAATCTCGGCCAGCAACGGCCAAGTCATGCCTGTCGTAATGGCCATGACGGCGAGCGAAGCAATCAGGGCAATCAGGCACGACCGCCGCTGCTGCCCGGTCAGAACAACGTCACTCATGATCGATGCGCTGACGCATGCCGATATAGTGGAGGAAGGGCACCGGCGCGGTGCGTTTTAACTGGCGGTCTTCGCGCCAACGTTGTTCGGCCTGACGCAGGACGAACTCCGTGACGTCGACAATGGGCAGCCGGAACGCCTCGCTGAGCGGCAGCCAATGCAGGTCTTCCAATTCGCCGTCTTTGATCAATTCGCCTTCGGCATTGTTGGCGTTCGCCAGGAAGAAGCGTGTGTTGAAGCGCTTGTGCGACATGGTTGGCGTCAGAGCGCGCGCGATATAGTCCAGCGACATGAGGTCGGGGCCGCCGCCGGCTTGGCGTAGCGCATGCCAATAGGCGGACTGTGGAGCATTCTCCAACACGTCGCGGATTGCTTTGTTCAGAAGAAGGTAGCCGGTCTCCTCGTGGGTCTCGCGCAACGCAGCGATGGCGATCGAGGTCGCGTGCGCTTGCGTGGTGCGCCGCGTCAGTTTCTGTTTCAGCTCCTCAGGCAGGTCGAGGCCTGCGGGCACGACACGGTCATGTCTGTCGACCCGTCCGCCGGGAAAGACATAGATGTTGGGCAGAAAGCTCGCGCGCTTGCGCCGCCGGCCCATGAGGACCTCGGGGTTGTCGCCCCTGCCACGGAGCAGAACGATGCTGGCGGCGTCGCGCGGCCGCACCTT
This window contains:
- a CDS encoding MFS transporter, yielding MSDVVLTGQQRRSCLIALIASLAVMAITTGMTWPLLAEILRDQGVDESIIGLSAASQFIGTIIVSFLATRIIPRLGFFRATLTGMALVFVTILLIPAFRDVLVWFPLRFVFGIGNALLFLAGETWINRILDDHSRGRWIGVYSTVGMAGWALGPVIAGTVDGSGWTPFLIAAACIVPATLLLLPTRSINLDTRTKQADEATGSTMWLAFVAAPTVLLSAAMFGFIDGALLSFGHLYTMDMLGSEHRDIAYAVIWTGLIGAVVWQMPLGWLADRVDRGWMLVGCVATIAVACALLPLVIDGGLAPWYSLQGLALWVTLIVWGAAMGGTFTVGMTLLGQRFTGQALIAANAVFSLFFAVGGLTGPFSVGSAMSAWGPEAFPATLLGVAVAYCAFAAYRQATRRRRLATGSM
- the rpmG gene encoding 50S ribosomal protein L33; the protein is MAKPATILIKLESTADTGYYYVTKKNPRTQTEKLQFKKYDPVARKHVLFKETKLKH
- a CDS encoding NUDIX hydrolase — translated: MPETTPPKVRPRDAASIVLLRGRGDNPEVLMGRRRKRASFLPNIYVFPGGRVDRHDRVVPAGLDLPEELKQKLTRRTTQAHATSIAIAALRETHEETGYLLLNKAIRDVLENAPQSAYWHALRQAGGGPDLMSLDYIARALTPTMSHKRFNTRFFLANANNAEGELIKDGELEDLHWLPLSEAFRLPIVDVTEFVLRQAEQRWREDRQLKRTAPVPFLHYIGMRQRIDHE